ATCCTTTTGATAAAGCAATTGCTTGATGCTGTTTCCTGATATGTCCAGGTTGTCGTTTGCCTTATGGTACGCAAGACTGTTCCACTTATGAACTATGTTCAGGtgagtaaattttttatttttgctgAACTCTTTGTTGTTCCAATAATGTGATATAGTATCGTGATCTGTTTTGTGCTTTGTTTTTTGAGTCTTGAGATGTTATCCAATTTCAATTAAATGAtgcattatattttttttggtagaaacatgTCACCATATAGTCGTATAGGCTGTCTTCACTATGTTTCTTAGATGACAAATATCATTGAACTATTTAACTTCTACAGGGACATCAAGATGTTTTCCGACAACTGGTTGATTTAATTGGAATCACTTCCATCATGGAGGTCACAACGCACTTCACTTCTGTAGCATTTTCCTTTTGTAAGTTATTGATTCTGAATATGTTCACTCTTGATTTTTGATATCAACTGCATTATGCAGGTTTTAGTTCGGCTGGTAGGGGCTGATGATCATGTATATCCCAATTTTATTGATGTTATGCAATGGTTGGCTGAAAGCAATTTGCTAGAAATGATTGTTGACAAATTGAATCCTTCTGTAAGTGTCAATCTTCTATAATGTCAGCGAtccttattttttatgttaattATCTCTCTCTTGTAAATGTCGCACTCTTATTAGTACAAAGAGAGTAAGTAGTTTTGATGTGCTGACTTATCCTGTTGGATGGTGAAGCAATTAACATTATATGTATGTTTATTTGCTTATGGAATCAACGCTCCCTTAATTTGATTGCTTTACATCACTGTTTCCTGCTGTGACCATATATTAGCTGTATTTAGTGTTTTTCTAACAGAATTCATGCCAATTTCTTGAAACCATTTCCAAATGATATGTTCATAAAGTTGACAACCTGATAGGCTTAGATGGAGGATTGGGCTAACCATGTCTATAAGCGTGTACATAAATGTAGATGTGCATGAATATATAGACATGGATGATTATAAAATACAGAAACTAACTACACAACTCATAGACTAGACTAATTACGTGTAGGTATTGCAGTAAATTTCTTGGAAACAATTTGAAATGTTTGGTGCCGTTATTTGACAGTCTCAAACTGAATTGGTAGAATTTTTAATGGAGTTTATACAAATTCATCAATATAGCTATTGATTCAATATGTGCTTTCTTTCATTTCCTCTGTTTTTTTCCCACTATGATTGAGAACAGAGCTTTAAGAGCGTGCCCAAGAACACAAGGGTAAGATCCATAGGGTAATTTAAAAGATAACAAATAATGAAGCAAAAAATGTGTAATAATTACTAATAGCAAATCCTTTTCAATGTACTATCTCAGCCTTTGCATTTGTTTCAGTCATCTGATATCTTATTTTCTGTGGATCAGAGCCCTCCTGAAGTTCATGCCAATGCTGCAGAAACATTATGTGCAATAACCCGAAATGCTCCCTCAGCTTTGGCCTCTAAACTGTCTAGTCCAAGGTTTGTGGGGTTTGTTCTCTTTGAGATTGTTGTATGGTTTGGTTAGTTCCTATTTTCGTTTTTGATAAATGTCTAATTCATGCTAATCTTGTTATTTTTTCTCATGCAGTTTTGTTGCAAGAATATTTAGTCATGCTCTGGAAGATTCGAATTCAAAATCTGGCCTTGTCCACTCACTTTCTGTGTGTATATCGTTACTGGATCCAAAAAGATCTGCAATTTCTTCCCCCTTTTTGCATTCATTCCGAAGTCAACATATGTACGAGTCTCGGGTCCCTGTCAATCCAGAGACTATCAATGCAATGCTGCCTAAACTTGGTGAGTGCTTGTAACTTTCTGTGAGAACAAATAAAGAACAAGGTCTGTTGCTGGTGGTATCAAAAAGCTCTTGACATGCAGATAGTAACTTACTCCTGATTTTCCAATATCTCCCTATTTTGGTGGGAAGGTGGAGGAGACAAAGCAAAACCATATTTTCTGTCCTCTTTTACTAGATACATATTTCTGATGCTTATACATGCACTAGTTGCATTTGACATTGAGATTGAGTCCATACTTTTGGTACAGTAAGAggcaattaattttttttttcttttattggtCTTTTGTctttagagggcgagccttggcgcaacggtaaacgttgttgtcgtgtgaccaagaggtcacgggttcgagtcttaggagcggcctcttgccaaataaattggcaagggaaggcttgtcccctgtacacccttgtggtgggacccctccccggaccctcgctcagcggggacgcgtagtgcgaccgggccgccccaTTGGTCTTTTGTCTTTGTCAATAATTTTCAAAATTGCCAATCTCCTACTGCAGGTGACTTGCTTATGCTTTTGAATGTGATGTCCGATGAGAAAATTTTACCTACGACTTATGGAAAACTGAAGCCTCCTCTTGGAAAGCATCGCCTAAAGGTTTGTGAAGATATATCCATAAACTTGATGGTTGATACATAATAGCACAGAACATAAGCCTTTCATTTAGCTATAATGGAGTTAGATTAGCAGAAATGGGCGCGGAATTTTCATTTATTTCCTGAATTGACGACTTCTGATAGCTTTCAATGTCAATAGgttttttctattattttagGGCATGGTACATATTCAGTGTAAATTGTAGTTTAGCCTGGAAATagttctatttattttttctttttgttttccatGAGAATTAACATTTCCCGTGCTTTATTGTAGATCGTTGAGTTCATTGCGGTACTGCTAAGAATAGGGAATGAAGCTACTGAGAAGGAATTGGTTAGCTCAGGAACCGTTAAACGGGTCATTGATCTGTTTTTTCAGTAAGTTTGTACTTCATTTTGGGATAGTGAAGTTGTGAATGGATTGCGTAATGAATTTTGTATCCAGCTGACTTTTATTTCTCCTTAAAGTGCATCTTGCTCTGATTTTAATTCACTGCTAACTCTTCAAAATTTATGTTATTTCAATTGATACAGATATCCATACAATAATGCTTTACATCATCATGTGGAGAGTATCATTATATCGTGTCTTGAAACTAAGAGCGATGCCATGGTTGATCATCTGCTTGGAGATTGTGGTTTTATTGGAAAAATACTCCAAACTGATCAAAACCCCACTTTATCAGCTGATCTTGATAAGGTATGTAGAAGTTAGTACATCattgattaaaataaatttaggtGTTAAAGCTTTATATCTTAACATTTTTTCTGTTCTGTTTCCCCCTCACCCCCCTACATGTGTAGATTAGGAATATTTGTTATTTGGTTCCTCTCTCATGATTCTCACCGCTATATGTTGTGGCTGGACTCTGCATTAGCTTTTCTTACCGTAGATAACTCTAACTATAGTTATGCAGCAGACCTGGGGAGGCAGGGTTATGCGTGGTATAGAAACAAAAAATATTTGTCTCCAACTCTTCAAAATAATTTGTAACATTTAGACACTATATTAGATTTTTAAACTGTAGGTGATGTATCTATTCATTTGCAGCCAACTGTACCTGCTGCTGGCAAACAGGCACCACGGGCAGGAAACCTTGGTCATGTTACACGAATTTCCAATAAGCTTGTTCAGTTGGGGAACACCAATTGCCACATTCAGAAGTATCTACAGGTGGGTAGTGATATAATGTAACTCTAGATTGTCCTCAGACTTCGAGTTCTGTAATCAGGAATTTCTCACTTCACGATGATCAAGTATTGGTCATTTATGTGCTGTTTGTTACAGTTTTGTTCTTATAACTATAAAGTATTCTATACTCAAGCTGGGATTAATAATTCCATATTTTAgcttttttttccttaaaaatgTGCAGTAGGCGCTAGtgtatgttaatttttttttcttttaaaaaaacataatttctACTCTCTTAATACTCGTTGGAAatgttaattatttataatgactTTTTTTCCCTAACACATATGTTTGACTCTTAGGAAAATAAAGAATGGAATGAGTGGCAAGCCAGTGTTCTGCTAGAGCGCAATGCTGTTGAAAATGTCTACCGATGGGCTTGCGGGTATAACTTTGCCTAACATCTTTGATGCATTCGTTGCTGATCGTGTAATAGTGTTCCAAGTGCGATTTTCTACTAAACTCGTATGCATTTCGTGAATGAAACGACATTTATTGCTGcagtcacgggttcgagtcttaggagcggcctcttgtcaaacaattggcaggggaaggcttgcccccaatacacccttgtggtgggacccctccccggatcctcgcttagcggggacgcgtagtgcaccggccGCCCTTTATATGTctaacaaatttaattcttctTATTATTTTTACTACCATTCGAACCAAGAGACAATGATGGGAGACTTAAAAATGGTGTCAATCTGTGAATTGTATATTCATTTTAAAAGGTCCAAACACTTGTGAATATGTTTCTGATCCAATATATCTTCATAATTGCTCAAAAAATTGTGATGTTGAAGAGATTGATCATGTCTTGCCTTGTAGGACTGCTAATTTATTGAGACAGAGGCACCGTTCTTCAAAATATTTTGAAGTTCTTTCTCATGgatattttaatttcattttcctCGACTAGTGACTGCTCTATTTTTGAGTTAACAATTGTATGTGTCTCTTTTTCCCTTACGTAGGTCCTGTTGTTGGATAATTGTTGGGGATGGAGCAATTAGAAATGCTTATCAATTGCAATtgagtttttgtattttttaaattgacAAATAGAACTGACGATGCCGAGTTGAGCATACTTCTTTAGTTGGTAAACTAATAAGATTAGGGTATATTTATTGACTAAGGAATGGAAGAATGTATTAGAGTTCAAATTGGGGGATTTTGATAGCTTCTTTGAATGGCTGTCAGTTCAAtttcttttttgggttaagtaacaaatTTAACCTACCTTTTTTTTGGAGAAGATCAGATTAACTcctgttttctttttttcaattATAGTTGTATTCTAATGCATTTTTCTCTCATGGGCGTGTCTTGTAATATTATAGAGTTTGAATTTGACAAGTGCCACCTTGACTTTCTTAGATTGATGTTTACTATTTCTATTTGTTTCTTTTGTGCAGCCGCCCAACAGCATTACAAGATAGAACAAGAGATAGTGATGAGGATGATCTTCATGACAGAGATTATGATGTAGCTGCTCTAGCGAACAACTTACAGGCTTTTAGATACAAAATGTATGGGAATGAGGACAATGAAGAGGTCTGTTGCAATTTTAACTTCTGTTACatgattattttcttttttttgatcTCATTTCCTTATTTCTGTGTTTGTTTGCTTTTCTTTGTTGTCGTTGCAAGACCTATAGTTTGTCAAGGTTAAAAAGAATAACTTGATATCTCTTCTTATCATGGTTGCAGGACAATGGTGGCCTTGATCGAGATGACGAGGTAACAGTTAGATCCCATCTCCAATCCTTATCTCTATCTCTGCCTTTTGGCAGGGAGATAATGATGTTCTTATCTATATAAAGATTATTAGTACTGGTAAGATGTGAACCTCTTtttcaaaaagaaagaaaggtgTAACCCAGATAAATAAATGCGAATGGGAAGGGATGTATTTTGATGTCAAATtgaatgttaaatttttttgtctgGCGTTTTGATGTGCAGGATGTCTACTTTGATGATGAGTCTGCTGAAGTTGTTATAGCATCCTTGAGGCTTGGTGATGACCAAGGGAGGTGAGTCTTTTAGCCACTGAACAATTTCAGTTAAATGTTCTAGAAGTTCCTCCCTCCATCTTGCTTCGTCCAACTTGTAGATTGAATGCCAGGGGAAGTTGAATTGAATTCTCTGTAAGAGTTGTTAAGTATCATTGAATTGTGTACTGAATCATATTAGGTTGGGGAGCCATGTCAAAAGTCTAACACGTCAATTGAGATACTTATCTTTCTGATCTCGAGGATTAGGTCACGCAGTTTTTGCACAGGGATAAATTTTACTGAATGAACTTTTTGGCTTGAATTTGACAATGGGTTTGAAGTGATctagaataaaaattaaaaaacggAAGTTGGAAAATTCTTCGTACAAATTCATCCCAGCTCACAATTTTATATGAAAAAGTTGTGACCAATTGTTTCATGGATTATTAACATATAATTTGTTATCAATTGCAGCAGTCTATTCACAAATTCAAACTGGTTTGCCTTTCAAGATGACAAAGCTGGTAATGCCCCTGTCAGTACATCCCCTGCTGAAATGATGGATGAGGTAAACTTGAACGGAAATGCTAACGGTGGAAACAGCAGTAGTGATGATGAGGTGGTagttggagaagatgaagaattaACTGAGAGCCAAGAACATTCTGTTAATTCTGCATCTACTTCCAACATGAACTTTACCAATGGTAGTTCTACTCAGGAACAGAAGTCAACTACACAAGAGATTGGATTTTTCAGATTCGACACTCCAGACAATGAGGACTTATTTGGGGAGAGGCCTTTGCCTGAATGGGTAGGGTGGGGAGAATCATCCGATTTGCAAATAGGTGGATCTAGTGTGAATCCGTTTGAAGACCATGATAATTCCGATCCGAGTCTTACCAGTCAAGTTGAGATGCCTGCTGATGAATCTCCGGCAAGTGGAGAATCCATACTACCAAATGGCTCATCACCATCAAAGGAGGGTCCTAGTGATGGATCAGTGAGCAGCGTCACAAGTGGCAAGTCAGAAGCAGTGCCAGTGCCATCATTGTTTGAAGAGGATGTTGAATTTGTTGGTGTGGAATTAGAAGGAACCGAGAAGGCGATGGAACAAGCTCTGAAGGAGGGTATAGTCGGTGAAGCAGGGGCTCTGAAGAGGAATATGGTACCGATGGCAGAAAAGGAAAATCCCGAGGATGGTGGGGCAGGGATTAAAGAATTTAATGACACGAACTATTGGAGGGTTGATCAAGAGGTTGCTGTTCTCGAGTGAAGGTGGGGATGATCCTGTCTGGTTTGGACCCACCTGAAAATTTGGATCCTACTGCCCAAGGACCCCATCGTTCGTCGAAAAAGGGCTCACACAATGCAGCAGACATGTGTACAGTACAGTGTATTTTTGTTTCGGAATGGGGGATCGGATGGTAGGCTGTGTTATGATTTTACTGTTATTAGGTGATAATATTGTTACTCCAAttgttgtttattattattattcaaggTTTTGTTTCTTCTTATTGCCGACTAGCAGGTTTtcctcatcatatttatagttTATTCTTGTTATTATCGTTCTTTGgtgccttttctttttcttatttatttattttcttgcaCGTCTGCTTTCTCTTATCGGTATTTTGAGCCCCAAATTGTTGTTTTATTGGACTTCGGTTTGatacttttttttgtttgaagaTTTGAATTATGGGATCTAATCGCCTCTGACTTGCTTGTTATGAAGGGCCTCTactgtaaagaaaataattctGGATATGGGTACATGTTTTCTGTTTACAAGGATTCTAGAGGGGTTCTGTCTAAACTAGACCTGTTCCTGAGTCCAGCCTGCTTAAGCCTGTGTTTTATGGGTTGGTTTAACATGTATATTTAAGAATTGGTTTGGTCCGGTCTGAATATGTTCAAGCTTGCATGAGTTGAGTTTGGAATTGGTCTCAAAAGCTTGAGTTCAAGGTCAGGCTTTCTTTtgtattattttgatttttataacttttatttagttatgaattaaaattttaatttgttgcaTTGCACTTTTATTGATTTAACCATGATTCTTACCTTTAATAGTGGTGATAGATGGTAGGGAAGTGGATATTTGATTGTCACAtattaaagattttttttttttcaatgacattttgattaaattgggttaaggtgcaaaaatacccctaacgttttgggtcaggagcaattttacccctaacgtctaaaatggtgcaattttacccctaacgtttgtagccaagagcaattttgcccctaacgttcataaattgggtcaattttagaaataattcatcaagctgtcttctcggtcatgaatcttatcatctacatttcacatgtgcgtcattttatcagtaacaaatcataaacatatgttgggatatgaaaaaaataataataaaaaaaataaaaaatatactgtcttttgtacgaattagataaaaaaattcaaaaaattcaccgaatttataaatattaacctacaattctattattaaattataaaaaacatgaaatcttttttttagaatgaattgatatgcaattggtacaaaataatgaacaaaaatatctgtgttttataatagtgtctgaaattgacccaaattaccaacattaagggtaaaattgctcttggctacaagcattaggggcaaaattgcatcattttaggcgttaggggtaaaattgctcctgatccaaaacgttaggggtatttttgcaccttaacccgatTAAATTTATGCATATTAATTGACTTttactaaatatatttttatttaaattgttttttttattataggaATAGATAAAAAGTAATTAATTGATGCAATTAATACAAGgtaacaattttttttcatttaaaattaattatatttcttaatttctgTACCTTAAtcttaaaaaaacatatattgtGAAACAAAATGAGTATGATTTAGTAACATTTATGATTCTTACATCTGTTGAACTATTACAAAAAGCGAACACAGATCAATATAAATTGAAGACGAAATGCATAGAGAACAGAAAATGGTGGCCAAAGAAAGAAAAGTTGCACCTAGAATAGAAAATGGTGgcgtttaattatttgtatccGTCCTATAGGAAAaacgtttattttttaattatttgtatccGTCCTATAGGAAAAACGGGTGCTGCACCTGTATCCGTTTTAACCATGGGAAAAAATGGGTAGTGCACCCATTTTTTTCCATGGGAAAGCGGGTAGTGTACTCGTTTTCCCATTGGTAAAATGGGTACGATACTCGTCCCCTTTTATGGGGGGTTGAAATTTTCCGAATTTGCCAAACTTGTCATGTTTAAGCTATTTTTAACTAATACTAtgcatttaatttaatttcaggtgCCATTACAAGATTGGTATGTTAACGGTATTGATTACAGTGGTCGTTTCCTTACGGACACTGTTTTCCCTACAAGCTCCGAAGCTATTGCATGGGCTAAAAGCGTTGCAATTGAGAATGGTGTCGAGCTAATAATTTCTTCCCACAAACATGGCGGAAAGCATAAGCTCTTGAAATGTTCACGAGGTGAACGTTATAGAGGAGTTATGAAGATTGCTGAAGATTCTTTAATAAGGAGAACCAAAACTAAAGCGTGTCATTGTAAATTCCAGATTAAAGTCATTCAATACCCAGACTTTCCTGGTTGGGGGATTTTGGTTAAGGCAGGGATAACATGTATGCATAATCATACAATGGTTGTTTATCCAGAGGGACACCGACAGACAAGCGGACTCCGTCCCGCATCTAAAAAAATTGTGCATGACATGATTTCGGCTCAAGTAAAGCCATATGCTATATTGGCatcaatttaagaaaattatccAACAGACAACCCAACAATTAAACATGTGCACCTGAGGAAGGAGAGGTTTGAGGGTAGAGACGTGGCTAGTCAATTTTTCCATCTAGCAATCGAGAATAGGTACGTTCATTCAACATTAGCTGATCCTAAGTCTGGTGTGACGCAtttgtttatggcacatccaaacTCAGTAGAATTATTTCGGACGTACTACTGGTACATTGACATTGATTCAACGTATAAAactaacaagtacaaaatgccattTATTGAAATTATTGGGATGACTCCATGTAACACCAACTTTAAGATATCTTATGCGATTATTAATCATGAGACTGAGTGGAGCTATCGTTGGGTCATGGAGAGGCCGAGGTCTTTGATCGGGTTTGATGTGAACCCGATGGTTATTGTGACTGATAGGGAGTTGGGGATGCTGAGGCCGATCAGAGAGGTTTTTCCATATACAGCACACTCGTTATGTACGTGGCATATAAACAAGGATGTAGAAGATAAAGTCTacaaattaatcaataaagatAAGGATTATGCCAGTACATTCAAGAATGGAAAATGGAGAAGGATAATACAATCCCAAACCCTAGCTGAATATAAGAAGAATTTGAGAAAGATGAACGATACGATGTGGAGGCAATACCAAAATGTTGTCTCTTACGTTGAGGAT
The window above is part of the Euphorbia lathyris chromosome 3, ddEupLath1.1, whole genome shotgun sequence genome. Proteins encoded here:
- the LOC136221575 gene encoding uncharacterized protein isoform X3 encodes the protein MFWKLTALSASPVESVLDKENFTLEELLDEEEIIQECKALNSRLINFLRDRAQVEQLLRYIIEESPEDAESKRAFKFPFIACEIFTCEIDVILKTLVEEEELMDLLFSFLEPNRPHSALLAGYFSKVVVCLMVRKTVPLMNYVQGHQDVFRQLVDLIGITSIMEVLVRLVGADDHVYPNFIDVMQWLAESNLLEMIVDKLNPSSPPEVHANAAETLCAITRNAPSALASKLSSPSFVARIFSHALEDSNSKSGLVHSLSVCISLLDPKRSAISSPFLHSFRSQHMYESRVPVNPETINAMLPKLGDLLMLLNVMSDEKILPTTYGKLKPPLGKHRLKIVEFIAVLLRIGNEATEKELVSSGTVKRVIDLFFQYPYNNALHHHVESIIISCLETKSDAMVDHLLGDCGFIGKILQTDQNPTLSADLDKPTVPAAGKQAPRAGNLGHVTRISNKLVQLGNTNCHIQKYLQENKEWNEWQASVLLERNAVENVYRWACGRPTALQDRTRDSDEDDLHDRDYDVAALANNLQAFRYKMYGNEDNEEDNGGLDRDDEVTVRSHLQSLSLSLPFGREIMMFLSI
- the LOC136221575 gene encoding uncharacterized protein isoform X2, with amino-acid sequence MFWKLTALSASPVESVLDKENFTLEELLDEEEIIQECKALNSRLINFLRDRAQVEQLLRYIIEESPEDAESKRAFKFPFIACEIFTCEIDVILKTLVEEEELMDLLFSFLEPNRPHSALLAGYFSKVVVCLMVRKTVPLMNYVQGHQDVFRQLVDLIGITSIMEVLVRLVGADDHVYPNFIDVMQWLAESNLLEMIVDKLNPSSPPEVHANAAETLCAITRNAPSALASKLSSPSFVARIFSHALEDSNSKSGLVHSLSVCISLLDPKRSAISSPFLHSFRSQHMYESRVPVNPETINAMLPKLGDLLMLLNVMSDEKILPTTYGKLKPPLGKHRLKIVEFIAVLLRIGNEATEKELVSSGTVKRVIDLFFQYPYNNALHHHVESIIISCLETKSDAMVDHLLGDCGFIGKILQTDQNPTLSADLDKPTVPAAGKQAPRAGNLGHVTRISNKLVQLGNTNCHIQKYLQENKEWNEWQASVLLERNAVENVYRWACGRPTALQDRTRDSDEDDLHDRDYDVAALANNLQAFRYKMYGNEDNEEDNGGLDRDDEDVYFDDESAEVVIASLRLGDDQGSLFTNSNWFAFQDDKAGNAPVSTSPAEMMDEVNLNGNANGGNSSSDDEVVVGEDEELTESQEHSVNSASTSNMNFTNGSSTQEQKSTTQEIGFFRFDTPDNEDLFGERPLPEWVGWGESSDLQIGGSSVNPFEDHDNSDPSLTSQVEMPADESPASGESILPNGSSPSKEGPSDGSVSSVTSGKSEAVPVPSLFEEDVEFVGVELEGTEKAMEQALKEGIVGEAGALKRNMVPMAEKENPEDGGAGIKEFNDTNYWRVDQEVAVLE
- the LOC136221575 gene encoding uncharacterized protein isoform X1, whose amino-acid sequence is MFWKLTALSASPVESVLDKENFTLEELLDEEEIIQECKALNSRLINFLRDRAQVEQLLRYIIEESPEDAESKRAFKFPFIACEIFTCEIDVILKTLVEEEELMDLLFSFLEPNRPHSALLAGYFSKVVVCLMVRKTVPLMNYVQGHQDVFRQLVDLIGITSIMEVLVRLVGADDHVYPNFIDVMQWLAESNLLEMIVDKLNPSSPPEVHANAAETLCAITRNAPSALASKLSSPSFVARIFSHALEDSNSKSGLVHSLSVCISLLDPKRSAISSPFLHSFRSQHMYESRVPVNPETINAMLPKLGDLLMLLNVMSDEKILPTTYGKLKPPLGKHRLKIVEFIAVLLRIGNEATEKELVSSGTVKRVIDLFFQYPYNNALHHHVESIIISCLETKSDAMVDHLLGDCGFIGKILQTDQNPTLSADLDKPTVPAAGKQAPRAGNLGHVTRISNKLVQLGNTNCHIQKYLQENKEWNEWQASVLLERNAVENVYRWACGRPTALQDRTRDSDEDDLHDRDYDVAALANNLQAFRYKMYGNEDNEEDNGGLDRDDEDVYFDDESAEVVIASLRLGDDQGSSLFTNSNWFAFQDDKAGNAPVSTSPAEMMDEVNLNGNANGGNSSSDDEVVVGEDEELTESQEHSVNSASTSNMNFTNGSSTQEQKSTTQEIGFFRFDTPDNEDLFGERPLPEWVGWGESSDLQIGGSSVNPFEDHDNSDPSLTSQVEMPADESPASGESILPNGSSPSKEGPSDGSVSSVTSGKSEAVPVPSLFEEDVEFVGVELEGTEKAMEQALKEGIVGEAGALKRNMVPMAEKENPEDGGAGIKEFNDTNYWRVDQEVAVLE